Sequence from the Streptosporangium brasiliense genome:
GTCTCCAGCACGGCGAGGAGGGCGGCGACGCCGGTGACGCCGCGGCGGGCCGTCCGCAGGTTCAACGGTCACGCCCCTCGGGGCGCGGGCACGTCGTCATCCGGGCGCGGCCGTCACCCCGCCACGAGGGCGGTGGCGTCGATCTTGGTCTTGGTCAGCCCGAACTCGGACATGAGGTCGGCCACCCGCTGGACCCGCGCGGCGTCGAGCGAGGTGCTGAAGGTGCCCAGGGTCATCTCCGCCGCCACGTCGGCCGGGATCCGGGTGTAGGCCGGGATCACCCTGTTCAGTTCGGTCCGGTCGGAGGCGGCCAGCTTCTGTGCCCTGCCCAGGGCGCGCTGGAAGGCGGCGGCGGTCTTCGGGTGCTTGGCCGTCCAGTCGGCGCTCGCCGCCCAGCCGTCCAGGGGGAGTCCCTCGGTCGGGCCGGTGAGGGTGTCGACCAGGACGCGGGCCGACAGCTCCTTCTTGGCCGCCGAGATGTAGGGCTCGGTCATCCAGGCCGCGTCCACCCGGCCCGCCCGCAGCGCCGCGAGCTGCTCGGCGAAGGGCACCGGCACGAAGCTGACGTCCGCGGGGGCGAGCCCGGCGGCCTTCAGATGGGCGCTGGTGGTCACCTCGCCGAGCGCCTTCACCACGTTCACGGCGATCTTCTTGCCCTTGAGGTCACCGGTCTTCTTCAGCGGCGAGTCGCCGGTGACCAGTACGCCGTTGACGCCCGGTGCCCCCTGCTGGGACTCCACCAGCATCTTGAGCTTGGCCACCCCGGAGTCCTGGATGGCGATCAGGGAGACGTAGCTGGTCAGGAAGGTGTCGATGGAGCCGTTGAGGATCTTCGGCATGACGGCCTGGGGCGCCTGGATGGTCTCCGTCCTGACCTTCAGACCCTCCTGCTCGAAGAAGCCCTTCTCCATCGCGATGAACAGCGGCGCGGCCGAGGGGACGGGCACCACTCCGACGGTGATCTCCGTCTTCTCCGGCCCGTCGCCGGTCGCGGGCCGGGCGGCGCCGGTGTCCGCACCGCCGCACGCGCTGAGCGCCAGCGCGGCCACCACGGCGGCCAGGCAAGCGTTTCTGATTCTCATGAACTCCCCCTTTGAATGGATTGATGAATTTCATGAGTGGAATCGGAACGGGCCTGCGCGCCTAATGGTCCCCCGTCTCCGCGATCTTTGAAGCGACAGCGACTCTAGCGGAGGGAATTCGGCTCGGCCATGCCGTTCCCGCCATGGTGCTCCAGATGAACGCCGGCCGGAATTAACTATTAAGGCGTGGCATAAGTCCATGAGTTATGATCTTGCGCGGAGATCGGTCCGGTGAAATCCCGGCCGGGACGAGGACCGGAACGAGGAGCGGATGCGCGTATTGGTCATCGGAGGCGGGATCGGCGGCCTCACCGCCGCGCTCAGCCTCCACGCCGCGGGAATCGAATGCGTGGTCGCGGAGTCGGCCGCGGAATTGCGCCCACTGGGCGTGGGCATCAATATCCAGCCCCACGCCGTCAGGGAGCTCACCGAACTCGGGCTGGGCGAGGAACTGGCGGCGATCGGCGTCCCGACCAGTTTTCAGACCTACACCGACCGTTTCGGCGGCACGATTCTGTCGCTGCCCAGGGGGAGGGCCGCCGGCTACCGCTGGCCGCAGTACTCCGTCCACCGGGGTGTGCTGCAGATGTCGCTGCTCGACGCGGTGC
This genomic interval carries:
- a CDS encoding ABC transporter substrate-binding protein, with product MRIRNACLAAVVAALALSACGGADTGAARPATGDGPEKTEITVGVVPVPSAAPLFIAMEKGFFEQEGLKVRTETIQAPQAVMPKILNGSIDTFLTSYVSLIAIQDSGVAKLKMLVESQQGAPGVNGVLVTGDSPLKKTGDLKGKKIAVNVVKALGEVTTSAHLKAAGLAPADVSFVPVPFAEQLAALRAGRVDAAWMTEPYISAAKKELSARVLVDTLTGPTEGLPLDGWAASADWTAKHPKTAAAFQRALGRAQKLAASDRTELNRVIPAYTRIPADVAAEMTLGTFSTSLDAARVQRVADLMSEFGLTKTKIDATALVAG